The stretch of DNA GATGATGACCAGGCCGTTTTTTTCGGCTATTTCCTCTAGGGTTTCCATCTCGCAGGGACGGCCCGCGAAATGCACGGGGATGATGGCCTTCGTCCTCGGGGTGACGGCCTTTTTTACCAGTTCGGGCCTGATGTTGAGCGTCACCGGGTCTATATCGGCCAGCACCGGCCTGGCGCCGGTCAGTATCACCGTGTTGGCCGTCGCGGCGAAGGTCATGGGGGTAGTAATGACCTCGTCGCCGGGCCCGATGCCGAAGGCGAGCAGGGCGAGGTGGAGCCCCGCCGTGGCCGAGTTCACGGCCAGGGCATAGGGCACCCCAAGGTACTCCCCAAAGGATTTTTCAAACCTCTGCGCCTTGGGTCCCGTGGTGATCCACCCCGACCTCAGGGAATCGGCCACGTCGGCAATGGCTTCCTCGCTTATATCCGGTCTGGCGAATGGCAGGAATGTCTCTCTCATTGGACCCCTTCATCTCCCTTGTTGGTAACCACTATTTTGTCCCCGATCCGCTCCAGGATCCTTGGCGGAACCCCGCCCGTCTGGAGGAAATCGGTAGATTGTTCCTCACCCATGATGAGCAGGACCCTTTCGCCGGAGTCCCAGTAGCGTTCGATGAAACCTCTGGAATCGAGGAACCAGTCCGACTGGTCTCCCCGTCTTGAACCAAACTCAAGTTCGCCCCTCCAGTCCACGAGGACTATCCTCCTTTTCAGGTAGAAG from Thermovirga sp. encodes:
- a CDS encoding UDP-4-amino-4,6-dideoxy-N-acetyl-beta-L-altrosamine transaminase, with protein sequence MRETFLPFARPDISEEAIADVADSLRSGWITTGPKAQRFEKSFGEYLGVPYALAVNSATAGLHLALLAFGIGPGDEVITTPMTFAATANTVILTGARPVLADIDPVTLNIRPELVKKAVTPRTKAIIPVHFAGRPCEMETLEEIAEKNGLVIIEDAAHALGASRQGRPIGAPARERQAAVFSFHPTKNIT